The Nocardioides panzhihuensis genome has a segment encoding these proteins:
- a CDS encoding type II toxin-antitoxin system RelE/ParE family toxin: MRSAFDFHPEARAEFAADVDWYDDREDGLGGRFAQAVRAAIDAAVEDPEAWARWQGWDREPSVHAKGVAGFPYRVVYVVNQDVLTIVAVAHAKRRPGYWRDRVRR; encoded by the coding sequence ATGAGGTCTGCGTTCGACTTCCATCCGGAAGCTCGGGCTGAGTTCGCTGCTGACGTCGACTGGTACGACGATCGGGAGGACGGTCTGGGTGGTCGCTTCGCACAGGCCGTCCGCGCAGCGATCGACGCCGCAGTCGAGGACCCGGAGGCGTGGGCGAGGTGGCAGGGCTGGGATCGTGAGCCGTCGGTGCACGCGAAGGGCGTCGCCGGGTTTCCGTACCGGGTCGTCTACGTCGTCAACCAGGACGTGCTGACGATCGTGGCGGTGGCTCATGCCAAGCGTCGACCGGGCTACTGGCGAGATCGAGTACGCCGCTGA
- a CDS encoding helix-turn-helix domain-containing protein, producing MSTEQIPFSRRDEEEVLTFAEVAEILKVSPNTLRWWRQNRTGPDFFKLGRRLVTTVGDVRRFMRQQRLASRRPF from the coding sequence ATGAGCACTGAGCAGATCCCGTTCTCCCGCCGCGACGAAGAGGAGGTGCTGACTTTCGCCGAGGTCGCCGAGATCCTCAAGGTCTCACCGAACACGCTGCGCTGGTGGCGCCAGAACCGGACCGGGCCCGACTTCTTCAAGCTGGGCCGCCGCCTGGTCACCACCGTGGGCGACGTACGCCGATTCATGCGACAGCAGCGGCTCGCCAGCCGCAGACCCTTCTGA
- a CDS encoding addiction module protein, with amino-acid sequence MTLSASEFFEAGLNLPPSVRKDVALRLLESVEVVDDDAVEEAWSEEIASRVDDVVSGRVETVSGEQVFAEIAARRAARSA; translated from the coding sequence ATGACGCTGAGCGCATCTGAGTTCTTCGAGGCGGGCCTGAACCTGCCTCCGTCGGTGCGCAAGGACGTGGCTCTTCGGTTGCTGGAGTCGGTCGAGGTCGTCGATGACGACGCGGTCGAGGAGGCGTGGTCGGAGGAGATCGCCTCGCGTGTGGACGACGTGGTGAGCGGTCGGGTCGAGACGGTCTCGGGCGAGCAGGTCTTCGCGGAGATCGCCGCTCGGCGGGCTGCTCGTAGCGCATGA
- the mobF gene encoding MobF family relaxase, with protein sequence MHGGVVAYCGAAADARKYLERDRSSADDYYLAEGTGLALRYVATPETVHLAGVMDGDIYERWVAGLQIDGPKAGRPKGRLRNDKAANRFMEFTVNGPKTWSLAAAQEPKIAEAYDAAQERAAQEIIGWLARHSTTRVGPRGRQVQVPVAEIEAAVIRHYTSRAGDPHRHLHVQINTRVLAKVMGSTGWRGLHTIGMRDAIAAINGIGHASMMCDPEFRATLAAHGFHVDLDTGELTELTPYVSAFSARSRQIEQNMDRYEASWRRDHPGQEPGPRLLQAWDRRAWADERPDKIVPTSGADLECAWRDHLADLGYRPPTRPATLEVTRIGRLRRIELTAEVLTRLGARRSAWNIADVRGEVEQLIAAAGVITQAAVRHELTEDLAARVLAASQSLLDRDDVPEHVRSLTSPHVLAVEHHLTSRLAKRAESGSPPATRTVSAIQRDSSRRERLTREQVLAAAHLASTEALVVVEGAAGTGKTATLAATQAALADAGRRMLVVAPTLKAAKVAAGQVGATSYSAAWLLHQHGFRWDDHGHWAHDAAIPGPDARLRRGDLLVVDEAGMLDQDTAVALIHVADETGARLALIGDRHQLPAVGRGGVLDLASRYATNRCIDLDGVRRFTDPGYAHLSLQMRAGDRPGETFDQLLARGEIVIHPSDVERLTELAALAIGMDPSGQNGECVVIADTREAAARINTLVHHTRRLAGQVTEEITTNAGERIGIGDKIATRRNNPDADVANRDTWTVTGRDKHGLVVHGDAGRRHLPMAYVHHDVELAYATTTYGIQGATAHDAHVLVGGHTSAASAYVGMTRGRDHNTAHLVADSVEDARQQWIDIFGHDRADLGPARAARRALEDIDRYGPRPAARRPLRPGAQADPLATFRPAPATTPGIGL encoded by the coding sequence ATGCATGGTGGCGTGGTGGCCTACTGCGGGGCCGCGGCGGATGCCCGCAAGTATCTGGAGCGGGATCGGTCCTCAGCGGATGACTACTACCTGGCCGAGGGCACCGGTCTCGCCCTCCGGTACGTCGCCACTCCGGAGACGGTGCACCTGGCCGGGGTGATGGATGGCGACATCTATGAGCGCTGGGTGGCCGGGTTGCAGATCGATGGCCCGAAGGCTGGGCGTCCGAAGGGGCGGCTGCGGAACGACAAGGCGGCGAACCGGTTCATGGAGTTCACCGTCAACGGCCCCAAGACCTGGTCGCTGGCCGCGGCACAGGAGCCGAAGATCGCCGAAGCCTACGACGCAGCGCAGGAGCGAGCGGCCCAGGAGATCATCGGCTGGCTGGCACGGCACTCCACCACCAGAGTTGGTCCTCGTGGGCGTCAGGTACAGGTGCCGGTGGCCGAGATCGAGGCAGCGGTCATCCGGCACTACACCTCACGCGCCGGCGATCCACACCGCCACCTGCACGTCCAGATCAACACCCGGGTCCTCGCCAAAGTGATGGGCAGCACCGGATGGCGCGGCTTGCACACGATCGGGATGCGCGACGCGATCGCGGCGATCAACGGGATCGGTCACGCCTCGATGATGTGCGACCCCGAGTTCCGCGCCACGCTCGCAGCCCACGGGTTCCATGTCGATCTCGACACCGGCGAGCTCACCGAGCTGACACCGTACGTCTCGGCGTTCTCGGCCCGGTCGCGACAGATCGAGCAGAACATGGACCGCTACGAGGCAAGCTGGCGTCGCGACCACCCCGGGCAGGAACCCGGACCGCGGCTCCTGCAGGCCTGGGACCGGCGCGCCTGGGCCGACGAGCGACCCGACAAGATCGTCCCCACCTCCGGCGCGGACCTGGAGTGTGCCTGGCGGGATCACCTCGCCGACCTCGGCTACCGTCCACCGACACGGCCCGCGACCCTCGAGGTGACCCGGATCGGGCGCCTGCGCCGAATCGAGTTGACCGCGGAGGTACTGACCCGGCTGGGGGCGCGCCGCTCGGCCTGGAACATCGCCGACGTGCGAGGCGAGGTCGAACAGCTGATCGCCGCCGCCGGCGTGATCACCCAGGCTGCCGTCCGTCACGAGCTGACCGAGGACCTCGCCGCCCGCGTCCTGGCAGCTTCCCAGTCGCTGCTGGACCGTGACGACGTCCCCGAGCACGTACGCTCCTTGACCTCACCCCACGTGCTGGCAGTCGAGCATCACCTGACCAGCCGCCTCGCGAAACGCGCCGAATCCGGGTCGCCACCCGCCACTCGGACCGTTTCGGCGATCCAGCGTGACTCGAGCCGACGAGAGCGGCTCACCCGGGAGCAGGTCCTGGCCGCCGCGCATCTGGCCAGCACCGAGGCGCTGGTGGTCGTCGAAGGCGCAGCCGGCACCGGCAAGACCGCGACCCTCGCCGCAACCCAGGCCGCGCTGGCCGACGCCGGCCGCCGGATGCTGGTCGTCGCCCCCACGCTCAAGGCGGCCAAGGTCGCCGCCGGACAAGTCGGCGCCACGTCGTACTCAGCCGCGTGGCTGCTCCACCAGCACGGCTTCCGTTGGGACGACCACGGCCACTGGGCACACGACGCCGCGATTCCAGGACCGGACGCGCGACTGCGGCGCGGTGATCTGCTCGTCGTCGACGAAGCCGGGATGCTCGATCAGGACACCGCGGTCGCACTGATCCACGTCGCCGACGAGACCGGCGCACGCCTGGCACTGATCGGCGACCGCCACCAGCTCCCTGCCGTCGGCCGCGGCGGCGTGCTCGACCTCGCCAGCCGCTACGCCACCAACCGGTGCATCGACCTGGACGGCGTACGCCGTTTCACCGACCCCGGCTACGCCCACCTGAGCCTCCAGATGCGCGCCGGCGACCGGCCCGGTGAGACCTTCGACCAGCTACTGGCCAGGGGCGAGATCGTTATCCACCCCAGCGACGTCGAACGCCTCACCGAGCTGGCGGCACTCGCAATCGGCATGGATCCCTCGGGCCAGAACGGCGAGTGCGTGGTGATCGCCGATACTCGCGAGGCCGCAGCACGGATCAACACCCTCGTGCATCACACCCGCAGGCTCGCCGGCCAGGTCACCGAGGAGATCACCACCAACGCCGGAGAACGCATCGGGATCGGCGACAAGATCGCGACCCGCCGCAACAACCCCGACGCCGACGTCGCCAACCGTGACACCTGGACCGTCACCGGCCGCGACAAGCACGGACTCGTCGTCCACGGCGACGCCGGACGTCGACACCTACCGATGGCCTACGTCCACCACGACGTCGAACTGGCCTACGCAACCACGACCTACGGCATCCAGGGCGCCACTGCGCACGACGCGCACGTTCTGGTCGGGGGCCACACCAGCGCCGCCTCCGCCTATGTCGGCATGACCCGCGGGCGCGACCACAACACCGCACACCTCGTCGCTGACTCCGTCGAGGACGCCCGGCAGCAATGGATCGACATCTTCGGGCATGACCGAGCCGACCTGGGCCCCGCGCGCGCCGCCCGGCGTGCCCTCGAGGACATCGACCGCTACGGCCCCCGGCCAGCCGCACGTCGGCCCCTGCGCCCAGGCGCTCAGGCCGATCCGCTCGCCACGTTTCGACCGGCGCCCGCCACGACGCCGGGGATCGGGCTATGA
- a CDS encoding DNRLRE domain-containing protein — MAVVGLWIPVTPAAASVQAADDPVLGPGDLDDRPGRPDAVSASVTARTSGVAVEDISQRSESERVFANPDGSWTSETASEPTQVQDGAPGADGTAQWNLVDPTLVEAPGTAAGWRPAHAVVEQSFTAGGTDWFASLTQAGHELRFGLDGDLAAGGADAGTGGGSPVQFGTPVVSENTAVYKDVASDEAWSADLVVRASAIGFEHWWVLNPAQTTAQKSTAPSARAAEDGTALSEASITDLDLGLTVTDVTAQTNSKVDPVEVVTTDSGGIKILTDKETSVLQAPGPLYWDATTTGPDEFDPAAKALKTRGKKPPKRTTPPGEPADEGHVHKAKTSARNLSKNGTATGVSVIRLGIPAEVLKSAAASGPVVVDPSFTIDPTADTWIQTPDYTTSQVSSQELRVGTNDLGAHTARSYLKFDGGNKTWAGNHVTSASMKLRNFYSGSCTGSAIRASRLTSNWDLSGLTWGNQPNGATTNYTDMSTARGFSSSCPAADVSFNLTSMAQAWASGTKNYGLRLMAVDEDVNSSWRRYRSANYTDTSLAPTLSVTYNSYPGTASTPVVSPGTAPYATSATPKICFTVSDTDPGAKLRGSVEVYAGSTASGAALWSWTATEASAVTNGTNVCPTIPTGKLTNGSTYTVRARAFDGTNWSKSYSASKTFTVDTVKPNVTVTASSFTNGQWRTDRPASNTFTFNGSTDTKSFSVVRDGGAATMLTANSSGDASLSWVPANGSHMLKVTATDKAGNNYTPGDFTFGVGSAGFVLPNKDTRSTGLFPVSAEGPPGAEDATVSWRYTSTSTTTPEWNTADDVTKGSGEWDGAVTSDSASSATGTLNWDASAQADPAAGTEADPVEIKAPSHIELRVCFSYPSGATDACTPAQPVELVPSAFGDNFPTTDLGPASVALLTGEVAFSETDAVDTLAGVGRTFSSYDAATSSPGEFGLGWSTELLSEGDSDAYLVDNRAKDATFVLVTAGNASQTYTPADNSADVVNPTGPVTFVPTGGEDGSRLVLSPASAQAPSSVVVTRPQQVSTTWTWKRPDATDTTPGTEPEEWVLAKANGGGTTSFSGSVDGTTWIGQTEAGVAATCTPVQQTSGCRWLQISYTGADDAKRVTKIERGIAGTTGLTTLATYSYNAAGQLVDVCGPDPDGAGAKTALCASYDYTTVGGRTLLVSAAAPGQKPWQFDYDSTGRLTSVSRPLDPANVTSNTTEAIWTIAYGLPTSTAGLPDMSTAATSKWGQDTAPTKVYAVFGPERVPSSTPSTADLSYASLYYTDAAGQTVNTAKHGNVTNDGSGDGEWLVDTTWYDNAGNTHRTLDAAGRAQALAASTDPAVNSQVAFDASAFTVYGPVPKVAGGSEGSDEGLGDRVLDEYGPAHTATLEDGSIGQYRSHSHYVYDDQAPELGGDDKPALPEGQATFNLVVEQSDSAASADMSADYDITLTRNVYDPVVEGDGSGWKLNSPTKIKTQTGSDSTGAPTWSTQITRHDSDGRRIESRQPGGAANADGSGADAHANVFSYYAKNSTDPDCDVTGHPERAGWEAQLCKSGPAAQPDTTDAPTMPVTHYAAYDEALQPTRVTESSGATTRTTTISYDLLGRSQTTTTTTQGGGIEADSRSMTTGYDPKTGMPTTQSNTDGTITTTYDTWGRVSTYTDSLGNTSTTSYTVDGQIASFNDSAGTYTYTYDGPSGEHRRVATTVHAGILKADGTSAVPFKLSYDAADRTAQISYPGGTTAAYTRDQAGAITGLEYTNGDGSDLLEFTNTLDVDGRVVESTSPESTQAYTYDALGRLTKTEDTRADGCTSRVYGFSATSERTSLATYAPATGTDTDGDGEPDSGIGRCQTTTEKSTDTTTYDAASRIRDAGYTYDTLGRTQTVPAADTSNGSDISVSPLSATYYANDMAKSLTQTVQTAGTDTDGDGVTDTGPTQVAKTTRYGLDPTGRINTITNTTAGAETSREQFVFAASGDSPSVVRTSTNAGTKWSTMRYVSIGTAGMVASITDTTATLNLANLHGDTVATVGLEEPGLRNYGETDEFGNAVTGSSRPDSRYGYLGSSQRASTNLGGLTLMGARLYNPISGSFLSVDRVLGGNATAYAYPADPVNSSDTSGLIAGVDDAAAFLLAIFAVTAGLIMLTWYLLRNCTFGCNVKVRSFSIPFPNPFAPSAWNHRGSRYLVYRIYNVSSGRTYKYGISRHGPSRPASQLPKCGRYYGSKCKWSAKFYVYGWYYARMAEAGLIWKYAKRHGHCPPGQYLSCI, encoded by the coding sequence GTGGCGGTCGTCGGTCTGTGGATACCAGTAACGCCGGCGGCAGCTTCGGTCCAAGCGGCGGATGACCCTGTGTTGGGGCCTGGTGATCTCGATGACCGGCCCGGACGCCCGGATGCGGTGTCGGCCTCGGTGACGGCCCGGACCTCCGGGGTGGCCGTGGAGGACATCTCGCAGCGCAGTGAGTCCGAGCGTGTGTTCGCGAACCCTGATGGCAGTTGGACCTCGGAGACGGCATCGGAGCCGACCCAGGTGCAGGACGGGGCCCCGGGGGCCGACGGGACAGCTCAGTGGAATCTGGTTGACCCCACTCTCGTCGAGGCTCCGGGCACCGCGGCCGGGTGGCGGCCGGCTCATGCGGTGGTCGAGCAGTCGTTCACCGCGGGTGGGACTGACTGGTTCGCCTCGCTGACTCAGGCGGGTCATGAGCTTCGGTTCGGTCTGGATGGTGACCTGGCTGCCGGTGGTGCCGATGCCGGTACCGGCGGCGGGTCGCCGGTGCAGTTCGGGACGCCTGTGGTCTCGGAGAACACAGCGGTGTACAAGGACGTCGCCTCCGATGAGGCGTGGAGCGCTGACCTGGTGGTCCGCGCATCGGCCATCGGGTTCGAGCACTGGTGGGTCCTGAACCCCGCGCAGACCACGGCACAGAAGTCGACGGCACCCTCGGCGAGAGCGGCAGAGGATGGGACAGCGCTATCCGAGGCGAGTATCACCGATCTTGACCTTGGGTTGACGGTCACCGATGTGACCGCGCAGACGAACTCGAAGGTTGACCCGGTCGAGGTGGTCACCACCGACAGTGGCGGGATCAAGATCCTCACGGACAAGGAAACGTCGGTGCTGCAGGCGCCGGGGCCGCTCTACTGGGACGCCACCACCACGGGACCCGATGAGTTCGACCCTGCAGCCAAAGCGCTGAAGACGCGCGGCAAGAAACCCCCGAAGCGCACCACCCCGCCAGGGGAACCGGCGGATGAAGGGCATGTGCATAAGGCGAAGACCAGCGCCCGAAACCTGTCCAAGAACGGCACAGCCACCGGTGTCTCTGTGATCAGGCTGGGCATCCCTGCCGAGGTCCTCAAGAGCGCGGCTGCATCCGGACCTGTCGTCGTCGATCCGTCGTTCACGATCGACCCGACCGCTGACACCTGGATCCAGACACCGGACTACACCACCTCCCAGGTGAGCTCGCAAGAGCTCCGTGTCGGCACCAACGATTTGGGCGCCCACACGGCGCGGTCGTACCTGAAGTTCGACGGCGGCAATAAGACCTGGGCCGGCAACCACGTCACCTCGGCCTCGATGAAGCTGCGCAACTTCTACTCCGGATCCTGCACGGGATCTGCCATCCGGGCCTCGAGACTCACGTCGAACTGGGACCTGTCCGGATTGACCTGGGGCAACCAGCCCAACGGCGCGACCACCAACTACACCGACATGTCGACCGCACGTGGATTCAGCTCGTCATGCCCGGCCGCTGATGTGTCCTTCAATCTGACCTCCATGGCCCAGGCCTGGGCCAGCGGCACCAAGAACTACGGCCTCCGGTTGATGGCCGTCGATGAGGACGTCAACAGTTCCTGGCGTCGGTACCGGTCCGCGAACTACACCGATACGTCCCTGGCCCCGACGCTGTCGGTGACCTACAACTCCTACCCCGGTACAGCTAGCACGCCGGTGGTCTCTCCTGGCACCGCGCCGTATGCCACGTCGGCGACCCCGAAGATCTGTTTCACGGTCTCGGACACCGACCCCGGTGCGAAGCTGCGGGGCTCGGTAGAGGTCTACGCCGGCTCTACGGCGTCCGGGGCAGCGTTGTGGTCCTGGACTGCAACCGAAGCGAGTGCAGTCACGAACGGCACGAACGTCTGCCCCACGATCCCAACAGGCAAGCTGACCAACGGGTCGACCTACACCGTGCGGGCACGCGCCTTCGACGGAACCAACTGGTCGAAGAGCTACTCGGCCTCGAAGACATTCACGGTCGATACAGTCAAACCCAACGTTACGGTCACCGCGTCGTCGTTCACCAACGGGCAGTGGCGCACCGACCGGCCGGCCTCGAACACGTTCACCTTCAACGGGTCCACCGACACCAAGTCGTTCAGCGTCGTCCGCGACGGCGGTGCCGCCACGATGCTGACCGCGAACAGCTCGGGTGATGCGTCCCTGTCATGGGTGCCCGCCAACGGCTCCCACATGCTGAAGGTCACCGCGACCGACAAAGCCGGGAACAACTACACCCCTGGCGACTTCACGTTCGGCGTAGGGTCTGCCGGTTTCGTCCTGCCCAACAAGGACACGCGCTCGACCGGGTTGTTCCCAGTGTCTGCCGAAGGACCTCCGGGTGCAGAGGATGCCACCGTTTCCTGGCGCTACACCTCCACCTCGACCACGACACCCGAATGGAACACGGCCGACGACGTCACCAAGGGCAGCGGTGAGTGGGATGGCGCTGTCACCAGTGACTCAGCATCCTCGGCGACAGGAACCTTGAACTGGGACGCCTCCGCGCAGGCGGACCCAGCGGCCGGAACCGAGGCTGACCCCGTCGAGATCAAGGCACCGTCGCATATCGAGCTTCGAGTCTGCTTCAGCTATCCCAGCGGGGCGACAGATGCCTGCACGCCGGCGCAGCCTGTCGAGCTGGTTCCCTCTGCGTTCGGTGACAACTTCCCGACCACTGATCTCGGACCGGCCAGCGTCGCGCTCTTGACAGGCGAGGTCGCCTTCAGCGAGACCGATGCTGTGGACACTCTCGCAGGGGTTGGGCGTACGTTCTCCTCTTACGATGCTGCCACCTCCAGCCCGGGTGAGTTCGGCCTTGGCTGGTCAACCGAGCTGCTCTCGGAAGGTGACTCCGACGCCTATCTGGTAGACAACCGAGCCAAGGACGCCACTTTTGTCCTTGTCACCGCTGGGAATGCGTCCCAGACCTACACCCCGGCAGATAACAGCGCTGATGTTGTCAACCCGACAGGTCCGGTTACGTTCGTTCCAACTGGTGGTGAAGACGGTTCGCGTCTCGTCCTGTCGCCGGCATCGGCTCAGGCCCCATCGAGCGTAGTGGTGACCCGTCCGCAGCAGGTGAGCACGACATGGACCTGGAAGCGGCCCGATGCCACCGACACGACGCCGGGCACTGAACCAGAGGAATGGGTCTTGGCGAAGGCGAATGGAGGAGGTACCACCTCGTTCAGCGGTAGTGTCGATGGCACAACCTGGATCGGCCAGACTGAGGCTGGGGTCGCCGCCACTTGTACGCCAGTTCAGCAGACCAGCGGGTGTCGTTGGCTGCAGATCTCCTACACCGGTGCCGACGATGCCAAACGGGTCACCAAGATCGAGCGAGGCATCGCAGGCACCACAGGGCTCACCACCCTGGCCACCTACTCCTACAACGCCGCTGGTCAACTCGTCGACGTCTGCGGGCCTGACCCTGACGGTGCCGGCGCCAAGACGGCGCTGTGTGCCAGCTACGACTACACCACAGTAGGTGGCAGGACTCTGCTCGTGAGCGCGGCCGCACCTGGCCAGAAACCCTGGCAGTTCGACTACGACTCCACCGGGCGTCTTACCAGCGTGTCCAGGCCGCTGGATCCAGCCAACGTCACCTCGAACACCACCGAGGCAATCTGGACCATCGCCTACGGTTTGCCCACAAGTACCGCTGGCCTGCCTGACATGAGTACAGCCGCAACGTCCAAGTGGGGCCAGGACACCGCGCCTACCAAGGTCTATGCCGTCTTCGGCCCCGAACGTGTTCCTAGTAGCACGCCAAGCACTGCCGACCTGTCCTACGCCTCGCTTTACTACACAGACGCCGCTGGCCAAACCGTCAACACGGCCAAGCACGGCAACGTGACCAACGACGGCAGCGGCGACGGCGAATGGCTGGTCGACACCACGTGGTACGACAACGCCGGCAACACTCACAGAACGTTGGACGCGGCTGGACGAGCCCAGGCGTTGGCAGCTTCTACTGACCCTGCAGTCAATTCGCAGGTCGCTTTCGATGCTTCCGCGTTCACCGTCTACGGACCAGTACCCAAGGTCGCTGGAGGTTCCGAAGGCAGCGATGAAGGTCTCGGTGACCGTGTCCTCGACGAGTACGGTCCTGCCCACACCGCCACTCTCGAGGACGGCAGCATCGGCCAGTATCGAAGCCACAGCCACTATGTCTACGACGACCAAGCTCCCGAGCTCGGAGGCGACGACAAGCCCGCGCTCCCCGAGGGGCAGGCAACATTCAACCTTGTGGTCGAGCAATCCGACTCCGCCGCGAGCGCAGACATGAGTGCTGACTACGACATCACCCTCACCCGCAACGTCTATGATCCCGTCGTCGAGGGCGACGGAAGCGGGTGGAAGCTCAACTCGCCGACCAAGATCAAGACACAAACCGGCTCGGACAGCACCGGGGCTCCGACATGGTCGACCCAGATCACACGCCACGACAGCGACGGACGACGCATCGAGTCCCGGCAGCCAGGCGGTGCCGCCAACGCGGACGGGTCTGGTGCCGACGCGCACGCCAACGTGTTCTCCTACTACGCCAAGAACAGCACTGATCCCGACTGTGACGTCACCGGTCACCCCGAACGTGCCGGCTGGGAAGCCCAGCTCTGTAAGAGCGGTCCCGCAGCGCAGCCAGATACGACGGACGCACCAACCATGCCGGTGACCCACTACGCCGCGTACGACGAAGCCCTCCAGCCCACACGGGTCACGGAGAGCTCCGGGGCCACGACTCGGACCACGACCATTTCCTATGACCTCCTCGGCCGCAGCCAGACCACCACGACCACCACTCAAGGTGGCGGGATCGAGGCCGATTCACGGTCAATGACCACCGGGTACGACCCCAAAACAGGCATGCCCACCACACAGTCCAACACTGATGGCACCATCACGACCACCTACGACACCTGGGGCAGGGTGAGCACCTACACCGACTCGCTGGGGAACACCTCAACTACGTCCTACACCGTCGACGGACAGATCGCTTCCTTCAACGACTCAGCAGGCACCTACACCTACACCTACGACGGGCCCTCAGGGGAGCACCGCCGCGTCGCAACCACCGTCCACGCCGGCATTCTCAAGGCCGACGGCACCTCAGCTGTCCCGTTCAAGCTTTCCTACGACGCGGCGGACCGCACGGCTCAGATCAGCTATCCCGGCGGCACCACCGCGGCCTACACCCGTGACCAGGCCGGAGCCATCACCGGGCTCGAGTACACCAACGGTGACGGAAGCGACTTGCTCGAGTTCACCAACACACTCGACGTCGATGGACGTGTCGTGGAGTCAACTAGTCCGGAATCCACCCAGGCCTACACCTACGACGCTCTCGGTCGACTCACCAAGACCGAAGACACCAGAGCCGACGGATGTACCAGCCGGGTCTACGGATTCAGCGCCACGTCCGAGCGCACCAGCCTCGCAACCTACGCACCCGCTACCGGGACCGACACCGATGGTGACGGAGAACCTGACTCCGGTATCGGCCGATGCCAGACAACCACCGAGAAATCGACGGACACGACGACCTACGACGCAGCCAGCCGCATCCGCGACGCCGGCTACACCTACGACACCCTTGGCCGCACTCAAACTGTCCCAGCTGCAGACACGTCCAACGGGTCCGACATCTCGGTCAGCCCCCTCAGCGCTACCTACTACGCCAACGACATGGCCAAGTCGCTCACTCAGACGGTACAGACCGCAGGAACCGACACCGACGGCGACGGCGTAACCGACACCGGCCCCACGCAGGTGGCGAAAACCACGCGCTATGGCCTCGACCCAACCGGCCGCATCAACACCATCACCAACACCACTGCCGGCGCTGAGACCAGCCGCGAACAGTTCGTCTTCGCCGCAAGCGGGGACAGCCCGAGCGTCGTGCGTACCTCGACCAACGCGGGAACCAAGTGGTCGACAATGAGATACGTCTCGATCGGAACCGCCGGCATGGTGGCCTCGATCACAGATACCACGGCCACCCTCAACCTCGCGAACCTTCACGGGGACACCGTCGCGACCGTCGGCCTGGAAGAACCAGGCCTAAGGAACTACGGCGAAACTGAC
- a CDS encoding tyrosine-type recombinase/integrase: MSGGRPRLTIGTHGEIWTTPKGKKVTAGTWVRDHDGKMRQATATGSSKTVAVTLLKQRILQRPQFGAGAVLDSTSPFGRLVDLWQAELETRDVADGTRDRYGDALRLHVRPALEHFTLNEITTSRVEWFLRRQYETSYAQARTARTLLNQLFGFAMRHDAMARNPVDGTSPLPRPAGVPQALTLEQVAAIREAACAWRTEPGRPGPKPDGVVRDILEVLLATGMRPGEVLAIRPCDVIDGPKGMLIEVTGTVVQRKGKGAYRQDRPKTHASKRFVPVPEFGADVVRRRLAALDGQPERTIFANRRGGVLSPPNVRRTFREFLVLAGLADSGISLRWYRRTAATVVARAMGADAAADFLGHSSTVVTEGHYIEPDRAVDRTPTAHLQRTLRAERPDPRLLSRAMSEEEAEILDEIDPATDNDGIEGNAA; the protein is encoded by the coding sequence ATGAGCGGCGGACGCCCACGGCTGACGATCGGAACCCACGGCGAGATCTGGACGACGCCGAAGGGCAAGAAGGTCACGGCCGGAACGTGGGTGCGCGACCACGACGGCAAGATGCGTCAGGCCACGGCCACCGGATCCTCCAAGACGGTTGCAGTCACGTTGCTGAAGCAGCGCATCCTGCAGCGGCCACAGTTCGGCGCCGGTGCCGTCCTGGACTCGACCAGCCCCTTCGGGCGACTCGTCGACTTATGGCAGGCCGAGCTCGAGACCCGGGACGTCGCGGACGGGACCCGGGACCGCTATGGCGATGCCCTTCGTCTGCACGTTCGTCCGGCGCTCGAGCACTTCACCCTCAACGAGATCACGACCAGCCGCGTGGAGTGGTTCCTGCGCAGGCAGTACGAGACGTCGTATGCGCAGGCTCGGACCGCGCGGACCCTGCTCAACCAGCTCTTCGGCTTCGCGATGCGGCACGACGCGATGGCTCGCAACCCTGTCGACGGGACCTCGCCGCTGCCGCGACCGGCCGGCGTACCGCAGGCGCTGACGCTGGAGCAGGTCGCCGCGATCCGGGAGGCGGCGTGCGCATGGCGCACCGAGCCGGGGCGGCCTGGTCCAAAGCCTGATGGAGTCGTCCGGGACATCCTCGAGGTGCTTCTGGCGACGGGGATGCGGCCGGGCGAGGTGCTCGCCATCAGGCCCTGCGACGTCATCGACGGGCCGAAGGGGATGCTCATCGAGGTCACGGGGACCGTGGTGCAGCGCAAGGGGAAGGGCGCGTATCGGCAGGACCGGCCCAAGACGCATGCCTCGAAGCGATTCGTGCCGGTCCCCGAGTTCGGGGCCGATGTGGTTCGTCGCCGACTGGCGGCACTCGACGGTCAGCCGGAGCGCACGATCTTCGCGAATCGTCGCGGTGGTGTGCTCAGCCCGCCGAACGTCCGACGTACGTTTCGTGAGTTCCTGGTGCTCGCCGGCTTGGCCGATTCCGGGATCAGCCTGCGCTGGTATCGACGCACCGCGGCGACTGTCGTCGCCAGAGCGATGGGGGCGGACGCCGCCGCCGACTTCCTCGGGCACTCCTCGACTGTTGTCACCGAGGGGCACTACATCGAGCCGGACCGGGCCGTCGACCGGACGCCGACGGCGCACCTGCAGCGCACGCTCCGTGCGGAGCGGCCAGACCCCCGACTGCTTTCCAGGGCGATGAGCGAGGAGGAGGCCGAGATCCTCGACGAGATCGACCCCGCGACCGACAACGACGGCATCGAGGGGAACGCGGCCTGA